A stretch of Carya illinoinensis cultivar Pawnee chromosome 14, C.illinoinensisPawnee_v1, whole genome shotgun sequence DNA encodes these proteins:
- the LOC122294514 gene encoding putative disease resistance RPP13-like protein 1 isoform X2, with amino-acid sequence MAEGFLQQSEIETMEEVGNRYFDALVSRSLFQKSLETYESGFVMHDLVNDLANFVTGQFGFTRLEGDNSNEIRKMTRYLSYFHFHGSSDNFVMDIEDDLYKAKQLRTFLVLDCKEWSEIKMPRARCLKVLSLSGIRQLTELFDSISKMKHLRYLDVSNSAIKELPNSICMLYNLQTLKLLWCWSLERLPRDMWKLFNLRHLITDGSYKLKEMPIQMGKLKCLQTLSKFIVSKHDNGSSNIGELGNLINLRGELLIQQLQNVRSAKDALDAKLKDKRYLEGLVLEWNPLEQVRGISESQRGVLENLQSHEKLKRLTIKYYGGRGFPDWIGHISLPSLCYLELINCPEVDSFPEGRLPSNLKQIVISGCEKLIANWKGWDSQILPSLECLEIDGGSENVESFPGGLLLPTTLTYLKISSFRNLKSLDKEGFQQLTSLVQLDIYNCPKLRYMPEEGFPTSLCVLQIGKCDSVLKEELERKEGEEWLKVARIPNISVGGYENGPVRMHHVRLSTHTKRSPACG; translated from the exons ATGGCGGAAGGTTTCTTGCAACAATCTGAAATAGAAACTATGGAAGAAGTCGGCAATCGTTACTTCGATGCTCTTGTATCAAGATCATTATTTCAAAAATCACTTGAAACTTATGAGTCAGGTTTTGTAATGCATGATCTTGTCAACGACTTGGCAAATTTCGTAACTGGGCAATTTGGCTTTACGCGGTTAGAGGGTGATAATTCAAATGAAATTAGGAAGATGACTCGCTATCTATCGTATTTCCATTTCCATGGAAGTTCGGATAACTTTGTTATGGATATTGAAGATGATCTTTACAAGGCCAAGCAGTTGCGCACTTTCCTAGTATTAGATTGTAAGGAATGGAGTGAAATCAAAATGCCAAGGGCACGGTGCTTAAAAGTTCTTTCTCTATCCGGGATAAGGCAGCTAACTGAGTTGTTTGATTCAATTAGTAAAATGAAACATCTACGTTATTTGGATGTTTCTAACTCAGCTATTAAAGAGTTGCCCAATTCCATATGTATGTTGTACAATTTGCAAACTTTGAAGTTATTATGGTGTTGGAGCTTGGAAAGATTGCCAAGAGATATGTGGAAACTCTTTAATTTACGTCATCTTATAACTGATGGTTCTTACAAATTAAAGGAGATGCCAATACAAATGGGTAAACTTAAATGCCTCCAGACGCTATCCAAATTCATCGTCAGCAAACATGATAATGGGTCTAGCAATATTGGAGAATTGGGAAACCTAATAAATCTTCGGGGAGAACTTTTAATTCAACAGCTCCAAAATGTTAGATCAGCCAAGGATGCTTTGGATGCAAAGTTGAAGGATAAGCGTTATCTTGAGGGGTTGGTGTTAGAATGGAATCCTTTAGAACAAGTACGTGGTATTTCGGAAAGTCAAAGAGGTGTACTTGAAAATCTGCAGTCCCATGAAAAATTGAAACGTCTCACCATCAAGTACTACGGCGGGAGAGGTTTTCCTGATTGGATAGGACACATATCCCTTCCGTCTCTTTGTTATTTGGAGTTAATAAATTGTCCAGAAGTTGATTCGTTTCCAGAAGGGAGGTTGCCTTCCAATCTAAAGCAAATTGTGATCAGTGGGTGTGAGAAACTCATTGCAAACTGGAAGGGATGGGATTCGCAAATACTCCCCTCTCTTGAGTGTTTGGAAATTGACGGTGGATCAGAAAATGTGGAGTCCTTTCCTGGGGGCTTGTTGCTGCCCACCACTTTGACCTATCTTAAGATCTCTTCATTTCgaaatttgaaatctttggaCAAAGAGGGATTTCAACAGCTCACCTCTCTTGTACAATTGGATATCTATAACTGTCCAAAGCTCAGGTACATGCCAGAAGAGGGGTTTCCTACCTCCCTTTGTGTTTTACAAATAGGGAAGTGTGATTCTGTGTTGAAGGAAGAGCTGGAAaggaaagaaggagaagaatggCTCAAGGTGGCTCGCATCCCCAACATAAGCGTTGGTGGTTACGAA AACGGCCCAGTCCGTATGCACCACGTCCGTTTGAGTACCCATACAAAGAGATCTCCTGCATGCGGATGA
- the LOC122294516 gene encoding protein FAR1-RELATED SEQUENCE 2-like → MGPARPFITTSSASSARFDEEDRTDCLEIEAACTADRVDEEFRFDRADDVVTQPVSPGIPHVVTSSDGGDDIIEEPKSGMEFNTFEELLSYYKQYAKRCGFGVMTQRSERTDDQSVRYVTIGCARGGKARIKSSNPANPRPTGKTDCKARINALRIEGKMRLTTVNNAHNHVICNSPLEIQLWNFF, encoded by the coding sequence ATGGGACCGGCAAGGCCATTTATCACTACTAGCTCTGCGAGCAGCGCAAGATTTGATGAAGAAGATAGAACCGATTGTTTGGAAATTGAAGCAGCATGTACTGCAGATAGAGTTGATGAAGAATTTCGGTTTGATAGAGCAGatgatgttgtaactcaacctGTTTCCCCCGGTATACCACATGTAGTCACATCGTCGGATGGGGGTGATGATATCATTGAGGAGCCAAAGTCAGGGATGGAGTTCAATACGTTTGAAGAACTGTTGAGCTATTATAAGCAGTATGCAAAAAGATGtgggtttggggtgatgacacaaaggagtgagaggACTGATGATCAAAGTGTCAGATATGTCACCATTGGTTGTGCACGGGGAGGGAAGGCCCGGATTAAGAGTTCCAATCCGGCAAACCCACGTCCGACGGGCAAGACGGACTGTAAGGCCCGGATTAATGCACTAAGAATTGAGGGAAAGATGCGGTTGACAACAGTGAATAACGCACATAACCATGTaatctgtaacagcccgctagaaattcaattgtggaatttcttttga
- the LOC122294514 gene encoding putative disease resistance RPP13-like protein 1 isoform X1, with amino-acid sequence MAEGFLQQSEIETMEEVGNRYFDALVSRSLFQKSLETYESGFVMHDLVNDLANFVTGQFGFTRLEGDNSNEIRKMTRYLSYFHFHGSSDNFVMDIEDDLYKAKQLRTFLVLDCKEWSEIKMPRARCLKVLSLSGIRQLTELFDSISKMKHLRYLDVSNSAIKELPNSICMLYNLQTLKLLWCWSLERLPRDMWKLFNLRHLITDGSYKLKEMPIQMGKLKCLQTLSKFIVSKHDNGSSNIGELGNLINLRGELLIQQLQNVRSAKDALDAKLKDKRYLEGLVLEWNPLEQVRGISESQRGVLENLQSHEKLKRLTIKYYGGRGFPDWIGHISLPSLCYLELINCPEVDSFPEGRLPSNLKQIVISGCEKLIANWKGWDSQILPSLECLEIDGGSENVESFPGGLLLPTTLTYLKISSFRNLKSLDKEGFQQLTSLVQLDIYNCPKLRYMPEEGFPTSLCVLQIGKCDSVLKEELERKEGEEWLKVARIPNISVGGYEVIQTHDLQALERPSPYAPRPFEYPYKEISCMRMIDS; translated from the exons ATGGCGGAAGGTTTCTTGCAACAATCTGAAATAGAAACTATGGAAGAAGTCGGCAATCGTTACTTCGATGCTCTTGTATCAAGATCATTATTTCAAAAATCACTTGAAACTTATGAGTCAGGTTTTGTAATGCATGATCTTGTCAACGACTTGGCAAATTTCGTAACTGGGCAATTTGGCTTTACGCGGTTAGAGGGTGATAATTCAAATGAAATTAGGAAGATGACTCGCTATCTATCGTATTTCCATTTCCATGGAAGTTCGGATAACTTTGTTATGGATATTGAAGATGATCTTTACAAGGCCAAGCAGTTGCGCACTTTCCTAGTATTAGATTGTAAGGAATGGAGTGAAATCAAAATGCCAAGGGCACGGTGCTTAAAAGTTCTTTCTCTATCCGGGATAAGGCAGCTAACTGAGTTGTTTGATTCAATTAGTAAAATGAAACATCTACGTTATTTGGATGTTTCTAACTCAGCTATTAAAGAGTTGCCCAATTCCATATGTATGTTGTACAATTTGCAAACTTTGAAGTTATTATGGTGTTGGAGCTTGGAAAGATTGCCAAGAGATATGTGGAAACTCTTTAATTTACGTCATCTTATAACTGATGGTTCTTACAAATTAAAGGAGATGCCAATACAAATGGGTAAACTTAAATGCCTCCAGACGCTATCCAAATTCATCGTCAGCAAACATGATAATGGGTCTAGCAATATTGGAGAATTGGGAAACCTAATAAATCTTCGGGGAGAACTTTTAATTCAACAGCTCCAAAATGTTAGATCAGCCAAGGATGCTTTGGATGCAAAGTTGAAGGATAAGCGTTATCTTGAGGGGTTGGTGTTAGAATGGAATCCTTTAGAACAAGTACGTGGTATTTCGGAAAGTCAAAGAGGTGTACTTGAAAATCTGCAGTCCCATGAAAAATTGAAACGTCTCACCATCAAGTACTACGGCGGGAGAGGTTTTCCTGATTGGATAGGACACATATCCCTTCCGTCTCTTTGTTATTTGGAGTTAATAAATTGTCCAGAAGTTGATTCGTTTCCAGAAGGGAGGTTGCCTTCCAATCTAAAGCAAATTGTGATCAGTGGGTGTGAGAAACTCATTGCAAACTGGAAGGGATGGGATTCGCAAATACTCCCCTCTCTTGAGTGTTTGGAAATTGACGGTGGATCAGAAAATGTGGAGTCCTTTCCTGGGGGCTTGTTGCTGCCCACCACTTTGACCTATCTTAAGATCTCTTCATTTCgaaatttgaaatctttggaCAAAGAGGGATTTCAACAGCTCACCTCTCTTGTACAATTGGATATCTATAACTGTCCAAAGCTCAGGTACATGCCAGAAGAGGGGTTTCCTACCTCCCTTTGTGTTTTACAAATAGGGAAGTGTGATTCTGTGTTGAAGGAAGAGCTGGAAaggaaagaaggagaagaatggCTCAAGGTGGCTCGCATCCCCAACATAAGCGTTGGTGGTTACGAAGTAATTCAAACACATGATCTACAGGCTCTAG AACGGCCCAGTCCGTATGCACCACGTCCGTTTGAGTACCCATACAAAGAGATCTCCTGCATGCGGATGATTGACAGCTAG
- the LOC122294514 gene encoding putative disease resistance RPP13-like protein 1 isoform X3, with protein sequence MAEVGLAFLSASLSVVFDRMASPEVADFMQGRKQTEKLSRKLKTAMRSVNAVLADAEEKQLTDPLVKDWVDDLKDVLFDAEDILEEIATEALQRKLDAESSTTVEKALDCISNTFLDTFVNEVEPKMEEVLDRLEDLTKQKDCMGLKVGVGGKQHPEQVLTSYVSESDTFGRNEDNNKIIDLLLSSDESGNERCVIAIVGMGGIGKTNLAQLAYNDSRVKQHFNLKIWFCVSEEFDELKVEKSIIEAATLLPCPKFENPEQLQVILEKNLTRKKFLLILDDVWSEKSRHQEFLSQLLRYGTPGSKILVTTRNESVALAMKATATHHLKLLPNDDCWSLFEKHAFRDGSSNADPEIKDIGRQIVEKCKGLPLAIKAIGDLLWSESNVERWTNILKSNLWDLHMKGTDILPALRLSYKYLPSYLKRCFAYCSIFPKDYILKKKSIGFIMDGGRFLATI encoded by the coding sequence ATGGCTGAAGTGGGCTTGGCATTTCTCTCTGCTTCACTCAGTGTGGTGTTTGACAGAATGGCATCTCCAGAGGTGGCTGACTTCATGCAGGGAAGAAAACAAACCGAAAAGCTCTCAAGGAAATTGAAGACAGCAATGCGGTCTGTGAATGCTGTGCTTGCAGacgcggaagaaaagcaacttACGGATCCTTTGGTGAAAGACTGGGTTGACGATTTGAAGGATGTTCTCTTCGACGCGGAGGACATCTTGGAAGAGATTGCTACTGAAGCCTTGCAAAGAAAGCTGGACGCCGAATCTAGTACTACTGTAGAAAAGGCACTAGACTGCATCTCTAATACTTTCCTTGATACTTTTGTCAATGAAGTAGAGCCAAAAATGGAAGAGGTACTTGATAGACTTGAAGATCTAACAAAGCAAAAGGATTGTATGGGTCTAAAAGTAGGAGTTGGAGGAAAACAACATCCAGAACAGGTGCTCACTTCTTACGTCTCAGAGTCCGACACTTTTGGTAGGAATGAGGACAACAACAAAATTATCGACTTATTGCTCTCGTCTGATGAGAGTGGCAATGAAAGGTGCGTGATTGCCATCGTTGGCATGGGGGGAATCGGCAAGACTAACCTTGCTCAACTGGCATACAACGACAGTCGGGTGAAGCAACATTTCAACCTTAAAATATGGTTTTGTGTTTCAGAAGAATTTGAtgagctcaaggtagagaaatctatTATAGAGGCAGCAACTTTGTTACCTTGTCCTAAATTTGAGAATCCAGAGCAACTTCAAGTTATACTAGAGAAGAATTTGACACGGAAGAAATTTCTCCTTATTTTGGATGATGTTTGGAGTGAGAAATCCCGTCATCAGGAGTTCCTAAGCCAACTCTTGCGCTATGGGACTCCAGGAAGTAAGATCCTTGTCACCACAAGGAATGAAAGCGTTGCATTGGCCATGAAGGCAACTGCAACTCATCATCTAAAGCTATTACCAAATGATGATTGCTGGTCCCTTTTTGAAAAACATGCATTTCGTGATGGTAGCTCCAATGCAGATCCAGAAATAAAAGATATAGGTAGACAAATTGTGGAAAAGTGCAAAGGTCTACCTTTAGCAATCAAAGCCATTGGCGATCTCTTGTGGTCTGAATCAAATGTCGAGAGATGGACGAATATATTGAAGAGCAATTTATGGGATCTTCACATGAAGGGGACAGACATTCTTCCGGCTTTGAGGTTAAGTTATAAGTATCTCCCCTCATACTTAAAAAGATGTTTTGCTTATTGTTCGATATTtccaaaagattatattttaaaaaaaaaatcaattggtTTTATTATGGATGGCGGAAGGTTTCTTGCAACAATCTGA
- the LOC122294514 gene encoding putative disease resistance RPP13-like protein 1 isoform X4, with protein sequence MAEVGLAFLSASLSVVFDRMASPEVADFMQGRKQTEKLSRKLKTAMRSVNAVLADAEEKQLTDPLVKDWVDDLKDVLFDAEDILEEIATEALQRKLDAESSTTVEKALDCISNTFLDTFVNEVEPKMEEVLDRLEDLTKQKDCMGLKVGVGGKQHPEQVLTSYVSESDTFGRNEDNNKIIDLLLSSDESGNERCVIAIVGMGGIGKTNLAQLAYNDSRVKQHFNLKIWFCVSEEFDELKVEKSIIEAATLLPCPKFENPEQLQVILEKNLTRKKFLLILDDVWSEKSRHQEFLSQLLRYGTPGSKILVTTRNESVALAMKATATHHLKLLPNDDCWSLFEKHAFRDGSSNADPEIKDIGRQIVEKCKGLPLAIKAIGDLLWSESNVERWTNILKSNLWDLHMKGTDILPALRTAQSVCTTSV encoded by the exons ATGGCTGAAGTGGGCTTGGCATTTCTCTCTGCTTCACTCAGTGTGGTGTTTGACAGAATGGCATCTCCAGAGGTGGCTGACTTCATGCAGGGAAGAAAACAAACCGAAAAGCTCTCAAGGAAATTGAAGACAGCAATGCGGTCTGTGAATGCTGTGCTTGCAGacgcggaagaaaagcaacttACGGATCCTTTGGTGAAAGACTGGGTTGACGATTTGAAGGATGTTCTCTTCGACGCGGAGGACATCTTGGAAGAGATTGCTACTGAAGCCTTGCAAAGAAAGCTGGACGCCGAATCTAGTACTACTGTAGAAAAGGCACTAGACTGCATCTCTAATACTTTCCTTGATACTTTTGTCAATGAAGTAGAGCCAAAAATGGAAGAGGTACTTGATAGACTTGAAGATCTAACAAAGCAAAAGGATTGTATGGGTCTAAAAGTAGGAGTTGGAGGAAAACAACATCCAGAACAGGTGCTCACTTCTTACGTCTCAGAGTCCGACACTTTTGGTAGGAATGAGGACAACAACAAAATTATCGACTTATTGCTCTCGTCTGATGAGAGTGGCAATGAAAGGTGCGTGATTGCCATCGTTGGCATGGGGGGAATCGGCAAGACTAACCTTGCTCAACTGGCATACAACGACAGTCGGGTGAAGCAACATTTCAACCTTAAAATATGGTTTTGTGTTTCAGAAGAATTTGAtgagctcaaggtagagaaatctatTATAGAGGCAGCAACTTTGTTACCTTGTCCTAAATTTGAGAATCCAGAGCAACTTCAAGTTATACTAGAGAAGAATTTGACACGGAAGAAATTTCTCCTTATTTTGGATGATGTTTGGAGTGAGAAATCCCGTCATCAGGAGTTCCTAAGCCAACTCTTGCGCTATGGGACTCCAGGAAGTAAGATCCTTGTCACCACAAGGAATGAAAGCGTTGCATTGGCCATGAAGGCAACTGCAACTCATCATCTAAAGCTATTACCAAATGATGATTGCTGGTCCCTTTTTGAAAAACATGCATTTCGTGATGGTAGCTCCAATGCAGATCCAGAAATAAAAGATATAGGTAGACAAATTGTGGAAAAGTGCAAAGGTCTACCTTTAGCAATCAAAGCCATTGGCGATCTCTTGTGGTCTGAATCAAATGTCGAGAGATGGACGAATATATTGAAGAGCAATTTATGGGATCTTCACATGAAGGGGACAGACATTCTTCCGGCTTTGAG AACGGCCCAGTCCGTATGCACCACGTCCGTTTGA